A genomic window from Sulfurospirillum diekertiae includes:
- a CDS encoding transposase family protein, with translation MSKTQKKQREYYSGKQKRHTLKGQIVIDKEERIMCVHTAKGTTHDFRLFQESNLPLMPKTCVYVDLGYLGIAKEHSHCQIPHKASKLHPLSEEQKEENRQKASARICVEHVNAKIKTFQILTQKYRNRRKRFNLRFNLICGLINFDRGFAVEYK, from the coding sequence TTGTCAAAGACCCAAAAAAAGCAAAGAGAGTACTACTCAGGTAAGCAAAAGCGTCATACCCTTAAAGGACAGATTGTGATTGATAAAGAGGAGAGGATTATGTGTGTGCATACCGCTAAAGGTACGACACATGATTTTAGACTGTTTCAAGAATCTAATCTCCCCTTGATGCCCAAGACCTGTGTTTATGTTGATTTGGGATATCTGGGTATTGCCAAAGAACATAGCCATTGTCAAATTCCCCATAAAGCCTCCAAACTTCATCCTTTGAGTGAGGAGCAAAAAGAGGAAAACAGACAAAAAGCAAGTGCTAGAATATGTGTTGAACATGTGAATGCTAAAATCAAAACATTTCAGATACTCACCCAAAAATACAGAAACAGAAGAAAACGATTCAATCTACGCTTTAATTTGATATGTGGATTAATCAACTTTGACCGTGGTTTTGCTGTGGAATACAAATGA
- a CDS encoding transposase family protein, giving the protein MKKYEQMQKHKPKDFKRHIGVNEETFNAMIEVFRQYDENRKKGLGVGGRRSLSPENKVLLMLGYYREYRTLEHIGFDYGVSESTASRIVCEVEEVLIKSGRFSLPSKRELYKSDVALSFVVIDATETPCQRPKKSKESTTQVSKSVIPLKDRL; this is encoded by the coding sequence ATGAAAAAATATGAACAAATGCAAAAGCATAAACCCAAAGATTTTAAGCGCCATATTGGCGTTAATGAAGAGACATTTAACGCAATGATAGAGGTGTTTAGGCAATACGATGAGAATCGTAAAAAAGGATTAGGTGTAGGAGGGAGGAGATCTCTTTCACCAGAAAATAAAGTACTTTTGATGCTTGGCTATTATCGTGAGTATCGCACCCTTGAACATATTGGATTTGATTATGGTGTGAGTGAATCAACGGCTTCAAGGATTGTATGTGAAGTAGAAGAAGTGTTGATTAAGTCTGGTAGATTTTCATTGCCAAGCAAGAGAGAACTCTATAAAAGTGATGTTGCCCTCTCTTTTGTTGTCATTGATGCGACAGAAACGCCTTGTCAAAGACCCAAAAAAAGCAAAGAGAGTACTACTCAGGTAAGCAAAAGCGTCATACCCTTAAAGGACAGATTGTGA
- a CDS encoding OprD family outer membrane porin — MSSDNHDVIKQAIEGVTIVSNDIPDTTLYAAYAWRMSWMKDNGVNNDFANFGKFGLLYNVIPGAEGGDYAYVVGAINKSLPDTTLTLAYGEEDKSHSLFLAQADYMPKINDSVTLVTGLQFWNTELDERSVAWADSTVYSAKLGLNVGPVGAYVAYAKINDGRGAWGVGMTDDRPRLYTSTLTDAGQFEASTQYAVDVHAFVPQIATVLGVRYVNIDLDEKGAASSQVGIGKIDQTGFYAIHNFSGSLKGLYCMGFYEIANNSNDAYSRDEIRFRVGYEF; from the coding sequence ATGAGCAGCGATAATCATGACGTAATAAAACAAGCAATTGAAGGTGTTACAATTGTTAGCAATGACATTCCTGATACAACACTTTATGCAGCGTATGCATGGAGAATGTCTTGGATGAAGGATAATGGGGTTAATAATGATTTTGCAAATTTTGGCAAGTTTGGCCTTTTGTATAATGTTATTCCTGGTGCTGAAGGTGGCGACTATGCTTATGTGGTGGGTGCGATCAATAAATCACTTCCAGATACAACATTGACATTGGCTTATGGTGAGGAAGATAAATCTCATTCTCTTTTTTTAGCACAAGCTGATTATATGCCAAAGATTAATGATAGCGTAACGTTAGTCACAGGTCTTCAGTTCTGGAATACAGAATTAGATGAAAGAAGTGTGGCTTGGGCAGATTCAACGGTTTACTCAGCCAAACTTGGTCTTAATGTTGGACCTGTTGGGGCTTATGTAGCGTATGCTAAGATTAATGATGGACGTGGCGCTTGGGGCGTTGGTATGACAGATGATCGCCCAAGACTGTATACTTCAACACTTACAGATGCTGGACAATTTGAAGCGTCAACTCAGTATGCTGTTGATGTACATGCATTTGTTCCTCAAATCGCAACCGTTCTTGGCGTGCGTTATGTCAATATTGATTTAGATGAAAAAGGTGCAGCATCATCACAGGTTGGTATTGGAAAGATTGATCAAACAGGTTTCTATGCTATACACAACTTCAGCGGTTCACTCAAAGGTCTCTACTGTATGGGCTTTTATGAAATTGCAAATAATAGTAATGATGCATATAGCAGAGATGAAATCCGTTTTAGAGTTGGTTACGAATTTTAA